From a region of the [Eubacterium] eligens ATCC 27750 genome:
- a CDS encoding MarR family winged helix-turn-helix transcriptional regulator, with protein sequence MGAGTSAEEFFLKSINVESIFEFVERTDYLFLYSIKECVEKSDCHEGVYLSEVAEYMKLSIPETSKMVKSLENKGYIIWKLDEKKERTYLVLTNKAIELSNCQKEKMIEAYEKIISNIQEDDLAVTRCTLRKIRQLMEEIK encoded by the coding sequence ATGGGAGCAGGAACCAGTGCAGAGGAGTTTTTTTTAAAGAGCATCAATGTTGAAAGCATATTTGAATTTGTCGAAAGAACAGATTATTTGTTCCTTTATAGTATAAAGGAATGTGTTGAAAAATCAGACTGTCATGAAGGAGTATATCTTTCAGAAGTGGCAGAATACATGAAATTATCGATTCCAGAAACATCTAAGATGGTAAAAAGTCTTGAAAATAAAGGATATATTATCTGGAAATTAGATGAGAAAAAAGAAAGAACGTACCTTGTTTTGACGAACAAGGCAATTGAATTAAGTAATTGTCAGAAAGAAAAAATGATAGAAGCTTATGAAAAAATCATATCGAATATACAAGAAGATGACCTGGCAGTTACACGATGTACATTGAGAAAAATCCGACAGCTTATGGAAGAAATAAAATAG
- a CDS encoding citrate/2-methylcitrate synthase, with amino-acid sequence MKGAIQMSNLENYMKRQAIFCEQNDSISKNLYSEYGVKRGLRDEKGQGVLTGLTNISDIKAFEYHDGVKSPCDGELSYRGYNIKDLVTGSKGKRFVFEEGAYLLLFGELPTDTQLMEFQGRLSDCMELPTNFTRDVIMKAPTSDIMGSMTRSILTLGSYDKEKESLEIPNVLRQSMQLIAVFPMLAVYAYHAYCHYEKNESMYIHRPEKDLSIAENFLRLLRPDTKFTELEARVLDIALLLHMEHGGGNNSTFTTRVVTSSGSDTYSVISAAMSSLKGKKHGGANLMVMNMMDDIKSHVKDYEDEEEIASYLSKILKKEAFDQKGLIYGMGHAVYSISDPRERVFKGFVEQLARDKGREKDMTLYNNIEKIAPKLIAKQRQIFKGVSPNIDFYSGFVYDMLNIPRELYTPLFAIARIAGWSAHRLEELITTDKIIRPAYKSLVSKKEYIEREER; translated from the coding sequence ATGAAAGGAGCGATTCAAATGAGCAATTTGGAAAATTATATGAAACGGCAAGCAATTTTTTGTGAACAAAATGATAGCATTAGTAAGAATCTGTATTCAGAGTATGGTGTAAAAAGAGGCTTACGAGATGAAAAAGGCCAAGGTGTGTTGACGGGGCTTACAAATATTTCTGATATAAAAGCTTTTGAATATCATGATGGAGTAAAGAGTCCATGTGATGGCGAGTTATCTTATCGTGGTTATAATATAAAAGATTTAGTAACAGGAAGTAAAGGAAAAAGGTTTGTCTTTGAAGAAGGAGCATATCTTCTTTTATTCGGAGAATTGCCAACTGATACACAGTTAATGGAATTTCAGGGAAGACTATCTGATTGTATGGAACTACCGACTAACTTTACCAGAGATGTCATTATGAAAGCACCTACATCAGATATTATGGGTTCTATGACTCGAAGTATTCTTACATTGGGCTCTTACGATAAGGAGAAAGAAAGTCTTGAAATTCCGAATGTGCTAAGGCAGAGTATGCAGTTGATCGCAGTATTTCCTATGTTAGCAGTATATGCATACCATGCTTATTGTCATTATGAAAAAAACGAAAGTATGTATATTCATAGACCTGAAAAAGATTTATCTATTGCTGAAAATTTCCTGCGCCTATTAAGACCAGATACAAAATTCACAGAACTGGAAGCAAGAGTACTGGATATAGCATTATTGTTACATATGGAACATGGTGGTGGTAACAATTCTACATTCACTACACGAGTAGTAACATCTTCAGGTTCAGATACTTATTCTGTTATTTCAGCAGCAATGTCATCCTTAAAAGGAAAAAAACATGGCGGTGCAAATCTGATGGTAATGAATATGATGGATGATATTAAAAGTCATGTGAAAGATTATGAAGACGAAGAGGAAATTGCATCATATCTGAGTAAGATTTTGAAGAAAGAGGCGTTTGATCAGAAGGGACTTATTTATGGAATGGGACATGCTGTATATTCTATTTCCGATCCGAGAGAAAGGGTGTTCAAAGGCTTTGTAGAACAACTCGCAAGGGATAAAGGACGTGAGAAAGATATGACCCTTTATAACAATATTGAGAAGATTGCACCTAAATTGATTGCAAAGCAGCGTCAGATATTCAAAGGAGTAAGTCCTAATATAGATTTCTATAGTGGTTTTGTGTATGACATGTTGAATATTCCAAGAGAATTGTACACGCCATTATTTGCGATAGCAAGAATTGCTGGTTGGAGTGCACATCGCCTGGAAGAATTGATAACTACAGATAAGATCATTCGCCCGGCATATAAGAGTCTAGTCAGCAAAAAAGAATATATAGAAAGAGAGGAACGATAA
- the cls gene encoding cardiolipin synthase, whose product MKQDTLEGKAKTKNGVKRLCFSIICILLEVIFIITIVTRLNEYAEIINLFTRILSGILVLGLYASNKTSSMKMPWVILILIFPIMGVGLYLLIGLNGGTHKMRERYAEIDSKLLPMLPDSQECLSRIKETIPKAGNIASYIQRNSQYPIYQNTDIVYFDEAVKGLEAQLKDLEKAQKFIFMEYHAIEDAEAWHKIQDVLEERVKAGVEVRVLYDDMGSIGFINTDFVKKMEAIGIHCRVFNPFMPGLNLFLNNRDHRKITVIDGKVGFTGGYNLANEYFNYTHPYGQWKDTGIRLEGDAVQSLTVTFLEMWNAVSAKDANDPDFSKYLFHYDYAAQQTGFVQPYADSPMDNEQVGEEVYISMINKAEKYCWFMTPYLIITDEMTHALCLAAKRGVDVRIITPGIPDKKFIYNITRSFYHGLVKHGVRVYEWTPGFCHAKMSVADDCMATCGTINLDYRSLYHHFENGCFMADCQAVVDIKNDLIRTMGECRDVTDQYQTGRSAYLRLGQLFMRLFAGLL is encoded by the coding sequence ATGAAACAAGATACTTTAGAGGGCAAAGCAAAAACAAAAAATGGGGTAAAACGGCTGTGTTTTTCCATAATCTGCATTCTTCTGGAAGTGATTTTTATTATTACTATCGTAACACGCTTGAATGAATATGCAGAAATCATAAATTTATTTACAAGGATTTTGAGTGGGATCTTGGTTTTGGGATTGTACGCATCAAATAAGACATCCTCTATGAAAATGCCTTGGGTCATCTTAATTCTAATTTTCCCAATTATGGGTGTAGGCCTGTATTTGCTGATTGGTTTGAATGGTGGCACACATAAAATGCGTGAGCGATATGCAGAAATTGATAGCAAATTGTTACCAATGCTTCCGGACAGTCAGGAGTGTTTGAGCAGAATAAAAGAAACAATTCCGAAAGCAGGAAATATAGCAAGTTACATACAAAGAAATTCGCAGTATCCAATCTATCAGAATACGGATATTGTGTATTTTGATGAAGCAGTGAAAGGATTAGAGGCACAGCTTAAGGATTTGGAGAAAGCACAGAAGTTTATCTTTATGGAATATCATGCGATAGAAGACGCTGAAGCATGGCATAAGATTCAAGATGTTCTGGAAGAGCGAGTAAAAGCAGGTGTGGAAGTTAGAGTACTCTACGATGATATGGGTTCTATAGGCTTTATTAACACAGATTTTGTGAAAAAGATGGAGGCAATAGGAATTCATTGCCGTGTATTCAATCCGTTTATGCCAGGTTTAAATCTGTTTTTGAACAATCGTGATCATAGAAAAATAACAGTTATTGATGGAAAAGTCGGATTTACAGGTGGATATAATCTAGCAAACGAATATTTTAATTACACACACCCGTATGGACAGTGGAAAGATACAGGTATTCGTTTAGAAGGAGATGCTGTTCAGTCGCTTACGGTGACATTTTTGGAAATGTGGAATGCAGTAAGTGCTAAGGATGCTAATGATCCTGATTTTAGTAAATACCTTTTCCACTATGATTATGCGGCACAGCAAACTGGGTTTGTTCAACCTTATGCAGACAGCCCTATGGATAATGAACAAGTAGGAGAAGAAGTTTATATCAGTATGATAAATAAAGCTGAAAAATATTGTTGGTTTATGACTCCATATCTAATCATAACAGATGAAATGACGCATGCGTTATGTCTGGCTGCTAAGCGAGGGGTAGACGTAAGAATTATCACACCTGGTATCCCTGATAAAAAATTCATTTATAATATAACTCGTTCTTTTTATCATGGATTAGTTAAACATGGTGTTCGTGTTTATGAGTGGACTCCTGGTTTCTGTCATGCGAAAATGAGTGTGGCAGATGACTGTATGGCAACTTGTGGAACAATTAATTTGGATTATCGAAGTTTATATCACCATTTTGAAAACGGCTGTTTTATGGCAGATTGTCAGGCAGTTGTGGATATAAAAAATGATCTGATAAGAACGATGGGAGAATGTCGTGATGTGACAGACCAATATCAAACCGGACGAAGTGCATATTTGCGACTGGGACAATTATTTATGAGATTATTTGCTGGATTGCTATAA
- a CDS encoding GTP pyrophosphokinase, with the protein MTKDEVKKLRMNSPESLQFLNNATKFYNLMMMYRCAIREIQTKLEVLDDEFSVENNRNPISFIKTRIKQPNSIYDKLQKMGYEFTTENIQTYLNDVAGVRIVCAFIDDIYMISDLITQQDDIKVIEIKDYIKNPKSNGYRSYHMIVEIPVFFAKGKTPMRVELQIRTNGMDFWATLEHQLRYKKGIEEMPGYDEISEELLHSARAIIEADNEMQRIKDKIGMFYEI; encoded by the coding sequence ATGACAAAAGATGAAGTAAAAAAACTCAGGATGAACAGTCCGGAATCACTACAGTTTTTAAATAATGCTACAAAATTTTATAATTTAATGATGATGTATCGTTGTGCTATTCGGGAGATACAAACTAAACTTGAGGTTTTGGATGATGAATTTTCAGTTGAGAACAATCGAAATCCTATTTCTTTTATAAAAACAAGAATTAAGCAGCCCAATAGTATTTACGATAAACTGCAGAAGATGGGATATGAATTTACAACAGAAAATATACAGACATATCTCAATGATGTAGCAGGCGTTAGAATAGTTTGTGCGTTTATTGACGATATTTATATGATATCAGATTTGATTACCCAACAGGATGATATTAAAGTTATTGAAATAAAAGATTATATAAAAAATCCAAAATCGAATGGTTATCGAAGCTATCATATGATTGTTGAAATACCAGTATTTTTTGCTAAGGGTAAAACACCTATGCGTGTAGAATTACAGATTCGAACCAATGGTATGGATTTCTGGGCAACATTGGAACATCAACTTCGCTATAAAAAAGGAATTGAAGAAATGCCTGGCTATGATGAGATAAGTGAAGAATTACTTCATTCTGCAAGAGCAATCATTGAAGCAGATAATGAAATGCAGAGAATAAAAGACAAAATTGGTATGTTCTACGAAATTTAG
- a CDS encoding transposase gives MADSGYESFNTFAHLIWKGMYFVIRMKDINSNGILSSYDLPDSEFDTHIRTTLTRRHTKETLGNPNTYTILQPSTDFDFLDENCMYYDIEFRIVRVHLDNGTYICIATNLSEEFPLEEINKLYLMRWSEETSFRELKYTIGLINWHSSKYDGILQEINAHMILYNFCELVTSHAMVKKSKNAKHVYKINFAIAANICRAYLKHSGNETETMLLIQKYLTPVRYNRKYPIPPPSKEK, from the coding sequence ATGGCAGACAGTGGTTACGAAAGTTTTAATACCTTTGCACACCTGATCTGGAAGGGAATGTATTTCGTTATCCGCATGAAGGATATCAACAGTAATGGTATCCTTTCCTCTTATGATTTGCCTGACAGCGAATTTGATACTCATATAAGGACAACACTTACCAGACGCCATACGAAAGAAACACTGGGGAATCCTAACACCTATACCATACTTCAGCCTTCTACCGATTTTGATTTTCTTGATGAAAACTGCATGTATTACGATATTGAATTCCGTATTGTACGTGTTCACCTTGATAATGGAACCTATATCTGTATTGCCACCAATCTTTCAGAAGAATTTCCTCTGGAAGAAATCAATAAACTTTACCTGATGCGCTGGAGCGAGGAAACAAGCTTCCGTGAACTCAAATACACCATCGGTCTGATCAACTGGCACAGCAGCAAATATGATGGAATCCTTCAGGAAATCAATGCCCATATGATTCTGTATAATTTCTGTGAATTAGTGACTTCTCACGCTATGGTAAAAAAATCTAAAAATGCCAAACACGTCTATAAAATTAATTTCGCCATCGCAGCAAACATATGCAGGGCGTATCTCAAACACAGTGGTAACGAAACAGAGACCATGCTTCTCATACAAAAGTATCTGACACCTGTCAGGTACAATCGAAAATATCCTATCCCCCCTCCGTCCAAAGAGAAATAG
- a CDS encoding FtsX-like permease family protein, whose translation MTFFDISRKMLKAGFYKYRLYFLCNLSATALFCCFAVISTNRTFMNASIVNSSISNNIYLPFFLSAVFLFFFLPVSCQAFLASRKQEYGVMFSLGMSRKEAFRNLLFENVIISVLALAIALAAGTVLSFLFFSVIIYAIDVHGVQWQFCPEAYKLTAVLYTVVVAVAFILNAGRLMLDKIGTLLKAQYRAEKTGKIGTFLCRLAPNYMRFHLVEWSFVRRHKKEWGCRYVLASLIIAVSVMLTGVCVTLYPAFLQDAKSYSPYDMVYSKIYGMNQVSVQDVLHILEKNGVTVEQVIQLPYIRDDVFNYLPVTEINRDFGCDYQIQEGEFLNLFQYNLEDGYEHNIQPVSTVTISGDRKLQSVGTDVKILFNQNPTFADKTLIINDSDFEKLSADITGSAGIANLFQFQNWEDSYAGVCEVKEYLQESNQLNEDEQTYYELSSKVEKYQDAKKSGQFLLFLMAFVIGLMIMAEFLLIHSRIQAEKEENSRVVCSLRMLGMIDEEMVKCLCYKNFLRFIPPSVVGTILSFLPSYYLNESYGMGTNGILAGIVFGVILTVGIFVVIRRYSEKEEKFYESGFIIQGRGFFERIF comes from the coding sequence TTATTTCCACAAACAGGACGTTTATGAATGCGTCGATTGTAAATTCATCAATATCCAATAACATTTATCTTCCATTTTTTCTGTCTGCAGTGTTTCTGTTTTTTTTTCTTCCTGTTTCGTGTCAGGCATTTCTGGCATCAAGAAAACAGGAATACGGCGTGATGTTTTCTCTTGGCATGAGCCGGAAGGAAGCGTTTAGAAACTTACTTTTTGAAAATGTGATCATATCCGTGCTGGCATTAGCAATAGCACTTGCGGCAGGAACTGTGCTGTCATTTTTATTTTTTTCCGTTATCATTTATGCAATAGATGTTCACGGAGTGCAATGGCAGTTTTGCCCGGAAGCATATAAGCTTACAGCAGTTCTATATACAGTAGTGGTGGCAGTTGCCTTTATCCTGAATGCCGGGAGACTTATGCTGGATAAAATTGGAACCCTGCTAAAAGCACAATATCGGGCAGAAAAAACAGGAAAGATCGGTACGTTCTTATGCAGACTTGCACCCAACTACATGAGGTTTCATCTGGTGGAATGGTCATTTGTCCGCAGACACAAGAAAGAATGGGGATGTAGGTATGTTTTAGCATCTCTCATAATAGCGGTATCTGTTATGCTTACGGGGGTATGTGTGACTTTATATCCGGCTTTTCTACAGGATGCAAAAAGTTATTCTCCCTATGACATGGTGTACTCAAAAATCTATGGAATGAATCAGGTTTCAGTACAGGATGTCCTTCATATATTGGAGAAAAATGGTGTTACTGTAGAACAGGTCATTCAGCTTCCCTATATCAGAGATGATGTTTTTAATTATCTTCCTGTGACAGAAATAAACCGGGATTTTGGATGTGATTATCAGATTCAGGAAGGCGAGTTTTTGAATTTGTTTCAGTACAATCTGGAAGATGGGTATGAACATAACATACAGCCAGTATCTACTGTAACGATTTCCGGGGACAGAAAGCTGCAGTCTGTTGGAACAGATGTAAAGATACTGTTTAATCAAAATCCGACCTTTGCAGATAAAACACTGATCATAAACGATTCTGATTTCGAAAAATTAAGTGCAGATATAACAGGTAGTGCTGGTATCGCAAACTTGTTTCAGTTTCAGAATTGGGAAGATTCTTATGCGGGAGTATGTGAAGTAAAAGAATATCTGCAGGAAAGCAATCAGTTGAATGAAGATGAGCAGACATATTATGAATTGTCTTCGAAAGTGGAGAAATACCAGGATGCAAAGAAATCAGGGCAATTTTTATTATTTTTGATGGCATTTGTGATAGGGCTTATGATAATGGCTGAGTTTCTGTTAATTCATTCACGTATCCAGGCAGAGAAGGAAGAAAATAGCAGGGTCGTTTGTAGTTTGCGAATGTTGGGAATGATAGACGAGGAAATGGTAAAGTGCCTATGCTATAAGAATTTTCTAAGATTTATACCGCCATCGGTTGTGGGAACAATCCTTTCTTTCCTGCCATCTTATTATCTGAATGAGAGTTATGGAATGGGGACGAATGGAATTCTGGCAGGAATCGTATTTGGAGTGATTTTGACAGTCGGAATATTCGTAGTGATACGCAGGTATTCTGAAAAAGAAGAAAAATTTTATGAAAGCGGTTTTATAATACAAGGAAGAGGATTTTTCGAGAGGATTTTTTGA